In the Helianthus annuus cultivar XRQ/B chromosome 11, HanXRQr2.0-SUNRISE, whole genome shotgun sequence genome, one interval contains:
- the LOC110888984 gene encoding uncharacterized protein LOC110888984 produces MADARNVNDDNDDNNDVARQEAFENKVTEVAEWVMQANLPRLAQEVESRVLGVVDAMMTSRFEELKELIEGSKGRGKERRCTYKDFMACHPTTYDGKIDPVECQRWVSNIEAVFIRSRCDKEDQVMFATGLLTHQAKDWWDAHSKEVGEDRLQVMTWQEFKGPFMRYHCPQSAIDKIQEDFLCLRQKNESVNEISNTFMDKMKFCGDLVTTERMKINRFYGVLKAEIREFITPSKYETLEELINLARDRVIEIKRQEERGEKRPSEKGASFSPSKKGKFQDQGRKGKSKGGITPCKTCGKLHTGECLLGKKGCFKCGKEGHSSYKCPNNPKTCFNCFERGHIKSECPKLQQESKKEDKKQEGSRAKGRMFQITYEEAKSQPNVVSGIFLINSIPVYVLFDTGATMSFISSEIVRHPSFKIERMSMPSEVEIADSKNYLLHEICKDCKLTIEDEEFAIDLIPMILGEFKVIVGMDWMSQNHAEINCETKTILLQTRSGRRLNVQGERKMEAKLCTLVQAIKYVLNGSRAYLAYVVNTQQGSPKLEDVEIVNEFPEELPGLPPEREVEFSIELNPGAKPIAKTPYRLAPSEMRELMTQLQDLLDKGFTRPSVSP; encoded by the coding sequence ATGGCTGATGCAAGAAATGttaatgatgataatgatgataacaaTGATGTGGCTAGACAAGAAGCATTCGAGAACAAAGTTACGGAAGTAGCGGAATGGGTTATGCAAGCCAATCTTCCACGGTTGGCCCAAGAAGTAGAAAGCCGAGTTCTGGGGGTTGTGGATGCTATGATGACCAGTAGGTTCGAAGAATTGAAAGAATTAATCGAAGGATCCAAGGGTAGAGGTAAGGAACGAAGGTGCACTTATAAGGATTTTATGGCATGCCATCCGACGACGTATGACGGTAAAATCGACCCAGTTGAATGTCAAAGATGGGTCTCGAATATAGAGGCGGTGTTTATACGAAGTCGGTGCGATAAGGAGGACCAAGTGATGTTCGCTACCGGTTTATTAACCCATCaggcgaaagattggtgggatgcgcACAGCAAGGAAGTAGGCGAAGATAGACTGCAAGTTATGACATGGCAAGAGTTCAAGGGGCCCTTCATGAGGTATCATTGCCCTCAGTCGGCTATCGACAAGATTCAGGAGGATTTCTTATGCCTCCGGCAGAAAAACGAATCAGTTAATGAAATATCAAACACttttatggataagatgaagttctgtggGGATTTGGTAACAACCGAAAGAATGAAGATAAATCGTTTCTATGGCGTGTTAAAGGCAGAAATTAGAGAGTTCATCACTCCCTCAAAATATGAAACCCTCGAGGAGCTCATTAATTTAGCACGGGATAGAGTGATCGAGATTAAAAGGCAAGAAGAGCGCGGTGAAAAAAGACCGAGTGAAAAGGGTGCAAGTTTTAGTCCATCTAAAAAGGGGAAGTTTCAGGACCAAGGAAGAAAGGGTAAGTCGAAAGGTGGGATTACACCATGCAAGACTTGTGGGAAGCTCCATACCGGAGAGTGTTTGTTAGGCAAAAAGGGGTGCTTCAAATGCGGTAAGGAGGGGCATTCGTCTTATAAATGCCCGAACAACCCAAAGACTTGTTTCAACTGTTTCGAAAGGGGGCATATCAAGTCAGAATGCCCAAAGCTTCAACAAGAGTCAAAGAAAGAggataagaagcaagagggttCTAGGGCGAAAGGGAGAATGTTTCAAATCACATATGAGGAAGCCAAATCCCAGCcaaatgtggtctcaggtatcttTCTAATAAATTCCATAccggtttatgttttgtttgacaCCGGAGCCACTATGTCGTTTATCTCTAGTGAAATCGTTCGACATCCTTCCTTTAAGATTGAACGAATGTCAATGCCCTCAGAAGTAGAAATAGCAGATAGTAAAAATTATTTGTTGCACGAAATATGTAAGGATTGTAAATTaaccattgaggatgaggagtttgctattgatctcatacctatgATCTTGGGGGAATTTAAAgtaatagtgggtatggattggatgTCTCAAAACCACGCGGAGATAAATTGTGAAACCAAAACTATACTTCTCCAAACTCGAAGTGGAAGACGATTAAATGTACAAGGCGAAAGAAAGATGGAAGCGAAGTTATGTACTCTCGTTCAAGCTATCAAGTATGTGCTCAATGGGAGTAGAGCATATTTAGCTTACGTGGTAAATACTCAACAAGGCTCCCCGAAGCTTGAAGATGTCGAAATTGTGAACGAATTTCCGGAGGAATTGCCGGGACTCCCTCCCGAGCGAGAAGTAGAATTTAGTATCGAATTGAATCCGGGTGCGAAACCGATTGCGAAGACTCCCTACAGGTTAGCTCCCTCGGAGATGCGGGAATTAATGACACAACTACAAGACCTTCTAGACAAGGGCTTCACACGCCCAAGTGTGTCGCCTTAG